CGAGGTTGAAAATGAGCACGATTTTGTTCAACACGAGCAGATGATGCCGTTTGTCCCCATTGTTCGCACACCCGATGTACACAGGGCAATTGACTGGGCTATTCGGGCCGAACAGGGGTATCGCCACACGGCGGTCATGCATTCTAAGAATGTCGAGAATATGACGGTTATGGCTCGCCGGTGTAAGTGTACGATTTTTGTGAAAAACGGCGCGTCATCTGCGGGATTGGGCGCAGGTGGCGAAGGCTATACGTCTTTCTCTATTGCCACACCCACCGGCGAAGGCTGCACGTCTGCCCGCACATTTACCCGCCAGCGCCGCTGTGCCCTCATCGACTATTTTAGAATTGTATAAGTCCCGTATCTCGCGAGGTAAAAATGTTCCTCGGCCGCGTCATTGGCAAAATTTGGGCGACGCGCAAAGATGTTTCGCTCAAAGGTTTTAGACTGCTTGTCGTTGAACCGATTGATCACGAGCACAAAAAAGCTGGAGAGGCTTTTGTCGCTATTGATGTGGTCAATGCCAGCGATGGCGAGACCATCTACTGGGTCGGTTCACGAGAAGCTCCCAACGCCCTGCCCGATAAATACGGCCCGGTTGACGCGGCAGTTGTCGGTATTGTAGATCAGGTTGATGTATGAGGTAGCCTGCCCTCCGGTTCCCCACAGAAGAAGGGGGGACTAAATCTCTAATCCCAAATTCCATAATGTTCCTGGCCCGCGTACTCGGTAGCGTCACATCGACTATTAAACACAGCGATTACAACAGCGCCAAACTCATGGTCGTGCAGCCCATTACGCCCGATGGCAAAGATGACGGCGCATCGGCTCTTGCAGTTGACGCCACAGGCGTTGGCCGAGGCGAAATTGTCCTCGTGATCCGACAGGGCGTCGCGGCAGGTCTCGTCCTCAATGTGGAATTGCCTGCGGTGCGTTCCGTTATTGTCGGCGTTGTGGATGATATTGATATGAAGGGGTGAGACATAAAATGAATCTCCATCAGGCCAAGCTCGATATTGTTGAAGCCGGGCGCCGCGTGTACGAACGCGGCTTTGTCGCTTCTAACGATGGCAATATTTCATGCCGAATTGAAGAAGACCGCATTCTCACTACGCCAACGGGGATGTCCAAGGGATTTCTCAAGGTCGAAGATCTCTGTATTACTGACATGGATGGCACGCTCGTGAGTGGGCAAAAGCGGCCTTCGTCGGAAATTGGGATGCACATTTTTCTCTATCGCGAGCGCCCCGATGTGCGCGCTGTAGTACACGCGCATCCGCCAACGGCTACGGGTTTTGCGGTGGCTGGCGTTCCCCTTACTATGTGTGTTTTGCCCGAGGTGATTATCACTCTCGGCGCTATACCTATTGTGGAATACGGTACGCCGGGAGGACCAGAGATATCTGAACCGATCAGGCAATACGTCAAAGATTACGACGCCTATTTGCTCGAAAATCACGGTGCGACTACGATCGGTGCCGGTGTGATGAATGCCTATTATAAGATGGAAACGCTGGAGCATTTTGCGAAAATACTTTTTGTGGCACAACAGCTCGGCGGTTATAACGAACTCAATGCGGAACAGGTGGAAAAACTGGTCGCTATTCGCAACCGCATGGGTCTTCGCGGTCCCGATCCAGCGTGCGATGTCCCCGATGTTCCTACTACGCAATCCTCCAATGGCGGCATTCCCACGATTCGCACATTGAGTGCCGGTGGTACAGCCTCTGCCCAAACTTCTCAGGACGATCTTATTGCGGAAATTACTCGCAGGGTTATGGAAGAGTTAAAATAGGAACTGTCCAATGTGACTTGGACGGATATTGACGCCTGCTCAATGAGTGGAAGCATCGTTATGCCTATTTTTTTGCTTTGCTGCGTATTTGGTCAAAGGCTACCATCTCCCGTTGCAGGCGCAACACGCGTTCTTCGGGTGTCAATCGCAATCGTTCAATGAGCAGTGTGAGATCTATGCCAAAATCGCGTGCTCGCGCGATGGCACTGTCTGGCGGAGGATTTCGCAAACGTTCTTCTGCTGGAGATTCCAATGCTCGCTCCTCGTCGATATGGATGAACGGGATGGACAGAATTTCGCGTTGTGTATAATATATCTAAATTATGACTTTCTTGAAAATGGTAGATTTCAGGAGGACATTGATATGGCTACGGCAACAATCTCGATTCAGGTGGATGAAGAAGTCGCAAAAGCTTATGCCGAGATGTCACCTCAAGAGCAATACCTTTTGCGCCTTTGCCTCCAGGACCTCACGCTCAGTCCTCGGCGATCTTTGAAAGCTGTGATGGATGAAATTGGACAACAGGCGCAGGCTCGTGGATTGACTCCGGAACATCTGGCGTCTTTATTGGAGGATGTGTGGCAAGGGAAAGGCACATCCTGAAGAGGGATCAAGCTAAGAATAAGATGTACAATGTACATTTCAAACACTATGGGAAATATTGAGAGGAGAATCCATGTGTCAATGGATCACGCCTGTTGCTCTGATAGCTCTTACGCTTTCAATTACCTCGCTGTCCTTGGCGCAATCAAATGATACGTCGCCATTCACTCGTTCATCCGACTTTGATGGCGATGGCATCGTCGGTTTTTCGGATTTTCTACTGTTTGTAGAATACTTTGGGTTAGATCACACCGACGAAACATATAAAGCCCGGTTTGATCTGAATGGCAATGGCACAATTGAATTTTCAGACTTTTTGATTTTCGTCAGTGATTTTGGCAAAACTGTGCCTCTGCTGTCGGACATGATGAATTTTCCCCTGCGTGCCCTTCATGTTGGTGGGAACTGGGGAACCAACACAGAAGTTGTGGCAGAATGGGAAGCTACCGGGAGGGTAGGAACACTTATACCTCCAGACTATATTGAATGGCTGAAGAGCCTGCAGGTGAACTGGGTTGGGCTTTCCGTCGCTCTGCACTACGATGACAGCATGGATAGCACGGTTGAGCGCGTGTACTCATCAGATGTACGCATTCCTACTTTTTCAGATGAAGCTCTGAGGCAATTGATCCGAGAATTTAGAAGTCATGGAATGAATGTGTATCTGACCCTGGCATTTGAAGCCTTTGAGGCTGAAGAGGCCGCACGTCCTGTGTACAGGTGGCAAATGGGCAATCCTTATGCTCCGCGATGGTGGCCAGATTATTTGATTTTGCCTGAAAATTGGCCCTGGAGCATTGACCATCCAGACCATGAGCGATTTGTCGCAGAGTTTTGGGAGACCTATACACAGCAGGCCGTTCACTTTGCCCGCATCGCACAAGAGGAAGGTGTGCAGATGTATTCTCTCGGCACAGAAACAGACTATCTATTTCGCACACGATCCGGAAATCGTTGGCCTAACCATTTTGGGAAAGAACTCAAATCAATGGTAGAGCGTGTCCGTAGTGTATATGACGGCCTGCTAACTTACGATATGCACATAGACGTATTTCGTTGGCCTCACGACTTCGGACCGGGATCAGATCATTTGTGGGAAGATCTGGATTTGGATATTATCGGATTCAGTGCGTGGTTTCCACTGACGGACTTGCGTCCGTCAACGGTACTAAGTGTCGAAACTTTCCAAGCGAGTTATAGTCAGATATTCCAAAACCTGCTTGTGCCTCTTACGAACAGAAATCCTGGACGTCCTATTTTGTTTACCGAATATGGTGTTATAGATGTGGTTGAATCATCTCAAAGCCCAGGTGACTCATCAATCGCAGAAGGTCGGCGATTCGTATTTACAGACTTGAACGGCAACGGGCTGGATGACGGGAGAGAAACCCAGGCCAACATCTACCAGGCGTTAATCAATACTATGGCTCAGTATCCTGAAATAGTAAATGGTGTCTTCTATTGGAATAATTGGATGGCCAGTGATGAACATTGGGCGGAATACTGGGCAGGTCGGCGCAATTACGATATCCGAGGCAAGTTGGCTGAGGAGGTTGTGCGGGCGGCTTATGAGTCATACAGGCAAGCGAATCCCTAACCTGCTGCCGAGACCTTTGCTGCCACCAGCGCAAAGTTGTCCAATGTGACCAGGGGATATTGACACTATTATGGATGGCAAGCCGATAGTGAGATTACCCAAAAATAAAAAATAACGCCTAGAAAAATCAGAGAATTGATTCAGGACTTGAGGAAAGCGGGATTTTACGAGATTTCTGGTGGAGGTAAAGGATCGCATAGAAAATTTGCACACGACAAATATCGGGGCGTTGTCACCCTCAGCGGAAATCTTGGAAATGACGCAAAACCATATCAGGAAAAACAAGTTCAAGGCGCGATTCAGGAAGCTAAAAAATGAAAGCTATTGATCGCTACCACAAATGGGTAGAATGGAGTGAGGAAGACGGCGTATATATCGGCAAATGCCCGGACTTGATCACGGGGATTCACAGCGATGATCCGCTGCAAGTTTACGAAGAATTGTGTGAAGTAGTTGCTGATGTTATTCGCCATTTTGAATCTCAAGGTTGCCCGCTTCCAGAACCCCGAGTAAGACCTGTGGAGACCGTAATTCATGTCTAAAAATTCTCTGCCCAATATTATCTACATCCTCTCAGACGATCTCGGCTACGGCGACCTGGGTTGTTTTGGGCAGGAGTTTATTTATACGCCGAATATTGACCGCATCGCAGCGGAGGGCATTCGGTTTACGGATCACTATGCCGGGTCTTCGGTGTGTGCGCCTTCGCGGTGTGTGCTTATGACGGGTCTGCATACGGGGCATTGTTATGTGCGGGACAATCGCGCTTTGTCCATTGAGGGCAATGTGCCCATTCCCGGGGAGACACAGACGGTTGCCAAATTGCTCAAAAAGGGCGGTTATGCCACTGCTTGTATTGGCAAATGGGGATTGGGATATCCGGGATCGGAAGGCGATCCCAACAATCAGGGGTTTGATCACTTTTTTGGGTACAATTGCCAGCGCGAAGCCCACACGTATTATCCTCAGCACCTCTGGCGCAACGATCAGAAAATTATGCTCTACGGCAAATCGTATTCACACGATCTGCTCACGGCTGAGGCTTTGCAATTTGTGCGCGATCAGAAATCCAATCCCTTTTTCCTCTATTTGGCCTATACGATT
The nucleotide sequence above comes from Gemmatimonadota bacterium. Encoded proteins:
- a CDS encoding EutN/CcmL family microcompartment protein; its protein translation is MFLGRVIGKIWATRKDVSLKGFRLLVVEPIDHEHKKAGEAFVAIDVVNASDGETIYWVGSREAPNALPDKYGPVDAAVVGIVDQVDV
- a CDS encoding EutN/CcmL family microcompartment protein; protein product: MFLARVLGSVTSTIKHSDYNSAKLMVVQPITPDGKDDGASALAVDATGVGRGEIVLVIRQGVAAGLVLNVELPAVRSVIVGVVDDIDMKG
- a CDS encoding class II aldolase/adducin family protein; this translates as MNLHQAKLDIVEAGRRVYERGFVASNDGNISCRIEEDRILTTPTGMSKGFLKVEDLCITDMDGTLVSGQKRPSSEIGMHIFLYRERPDVRAVVHAHPPTATGFAVAGVPLTMCVLPEVIITLGAIPIVEYGTPGGPEISEPIRQYVKDYDAYLLENHGATTIGAGVMNAYYKMETLEHFAKILFVAQQLGGYNELNAEQVEKLVAIRNRMGLRGPDPACDVPDVPTTQSSNGGIPTIRTLSAGGTASAQTSQDDLIAEITRRVMEELK
- a CDS encoding type II toxin-antitoxin system HicA family toxin; the protein is MTPRKIRELIQDLRKAGFYEISGGGKGSHRKFAHDKYRGVVTLSGNLGNDAKPYQEKQVQGAIQEAKK
- a CDS encoding pilus assembly protein HicB — protein: MKAIDRYHKWVEWSEEDGVYIGKCPDLITGIHSDDPLQVYEELCEVVADVIRHFESQGCPLPEPRVRPVETVIHV